The following coding sequences lie in one Gouania willdenowi chromosome 5, fGouWil2.1, whole genome shotgun sequence genomic window:
- the LOC114463957 gene encoding transcription factor 7-like 1-B, translated as MKTPLTMLMDPLVQEEEEELKHLLPQVTDVAELYPEIADLVHWATYPVMSSPPPPLTDLQFFSTPFFPPECFPSFGERDDLDELLAAMPPEALEPVSVPKKRKRKEDKGEYVKKPPNAFMLFLKSERKTVQEELGIRNSAAVNRVLSERWKSLEADKRQIFQAEAQVEAHIHALNNPGWSNKVNYGKKSKKPRTKAPPLAPPSC; from the exons ATGAA GACACCATTAACCATGCTGATGGATCCTTTggtccaggaggaggaggaggagttgaaGCATCTCCTACCTCAGGTTACAGATGTTGCAGAGCTCTATCCAGAGATTGCAGATCTGGTGCACTGGGCGACttaccctgtgatgtcatctcCTCCTCCACCGTTAACAGACCTCCAA TTTTTCAGCACTCCATTCTTCCCACCTGAATGTTTTCCTTCTTTTGGAGAACG aGATGATTTGGATGAGTTATTGGCTGCCATGCCACCAGAGGCCCTGGAACCCGTCTCAGTTCCAAA AAAAAGGAAGCGTAAGGAGGATAAGGGGGAATATGTAAAGAAACCTCCCAACGCGTTTATGCTTTTCCTAAAAAGTGAGAGGAAGACGGTGCAGGAAGAGCTCGGCATTAGAAACAGTGCCGCCGTCAACAGAGTTCTTTCTGAACGC TGGAAGTCTTTGGAAGCAGACAAAAGACAGATCTTTCAAGCAGAAGCCCAAGTGGAAGCTCATATCCATGCTCTGAATAACCCCGGCTGGAGCAACAAAGTGAACTAC gggaaaaagagtaaaaaaccACGAACTAAAGCTCCACCTCTGGCTCCACCCTCCTGCTGA